A window of Haloarcula marismortui ATCC 43049 genomic DNA:
GGGACCGTCATTGGCGGTGCGGCGTCTGCGTCCACGTCAGCAGGTATTCCGCTCATTGTTGTCTACTACGACCCTGTCCTTGCTGGCAATGTGGCCGAATATGTTCGGGAAAACAGTCGGCCCGGTCACAGCCAAACGGGAACACATGACGGCGAACCACCAGCCAACAGCGCAAACCGCAGCCCTGATTTCGGAAACGGATGCGCCCGATGACGCGCCAATGGAACGGCTTGATGTGCAGTCGCTCGGGCCACCGAAGCCACTCAAGCAGACACTAGAGCGGCTTGCGGAGTTGAACGATGACACCATCCTCGTCCAGTTCAACGACCGCGCCCCGCAGCATCTCTACCCGAAACTCAAGGACAGAGGCTACGACTTCGAAAGTGTTGAGACCGACGACGCGACAGTGACAATCATCTGGCGCAGATGAGTCGGAACACAGAGCCACCTGTCGACGTCGACGAAGCGATCGCTCGGATCGACAGCCGAGGAGCGAAGATTCAGCGGGAGCAACTCGAACGGACGCTGTCACAGCTACAGACTGATGGCGAACTAACGGCTGACCAGCGGCTCGTCGTTGAGGAACTGAGCGAACGACTCGTCGAGCGACTGCTCGCTGTCCCTCGAGCGAGTCTACGGGACGCGGCGAGGAGTTCGGACGACGAACGGATCGAAACAGCGCTCTCACTGTTCGAGTGATACTGGGCTGTACGCCCGTGAATAAGATTGGTCCCCCGGGGGCGCACATAGCTGTACGAAGGTACAGCCGGTAGTGAGCCTATTCCGACGACGCTGCGAGCACTAGCAGTGCCTCGCTGTCCGCCGTTGCAGCGGGAGAGATGTCCTGGTCACCGTCAAACCGAACGATGTCTCCGGGCGAGAGTGACAGCGTCTCGTCGCCAAGCGTCAGGTCCACGGCGCCCGAACGGAGGAGGAACACGATATCCCGATCGGGATGCGTGTGAGGCGGAATCGACTCGCCTGCATCGAGCGTCAACTGGATGGTTTTTGGCTCCCCGTCGAACAGTCTGGTCCGACCGTCCGAATCGCCGTCGAGTGTCGCTCGCTCCGTTTCTGCGGCGGTCGATTCGCTCATTGCTTTGGGAGGTCGGCGATATACTTCTGTGGGCCGTCCTGCTCGCACTGGTAGTTCGCCGCGTCGAACGCCTCGACTTCGGCTTGCAACTCGTAGAACAGCGGCTTTGGCTCGTGGTCGTTGATAATCCGAAGCGTCTCCCCGGCGGACAGCGCCTCAAACGAGTCGTGTATCTTGGCGTGTCGTTCCGCCGGCGGCGTTTCCCGCAGGTCGAGTGTGGTTGCTGGCATCACCTGCGTGTTTACTGGGAGCCGTGGAGGGGGTTCCCCCGAACACGTTCGGGAGTAAGGCCTGATGTCTACCGCGTGTTCTGCTCAATATGAGCCTTCTCTCCGGCCTCCGTGGCGGCTCAGATGTCGGGTTCGATAGCTACGGGACGTTCGTTCCCGAACGTAACCCGGACCCCGGTCCGTTCCTGTCTGAGACCGCAGTACTGACCGGCGACGACCACGCCACTTTCCACCGCCTCACGATGGATTTGTTCGACGAGCGCGGCGTGTACGACATGACCTTCGGGTACAACCTCGCACGGCTAAACCTCGACCACCGGCACCCAGACGCGGGCTTCCGCTACGGCCGTGAAACGGACGACAGCAGTGTACTCAGAGCGGAGTTCACGCCGACGACCGAGTTCTGCCCCCAGAGCGACACGCTGACTGTCGGCGCGTTCCGCGCCTGGAACGGGCTGTCGGACCGCCACGAGTACGACCGTGTCCGCGTCCGCGTGAGTCCGAACCATCACCAGAGCGCGAGCATCAACGACAAACTCCAGCAACTCGAAACGCGGTACCGGCAAACCGGCGAACTCCGGACGGACGGTGGAGATGAAGCGTCCGACGACAGCGTGCCGTTCTGACAGCGGACAGTCATCGCAGTAGCGCTTTCCGTGTACTCACATCGAGACAATCTCTGGGTAGATGGTCGGCCCGGGACTCACACTGCCGCAATACTGTGGGAGTAAACTGCCTGTCTTGACGGCTGAAGACATGGAAACCATTATACGGTTTGCTGGGCGACATGTCGTATACTGAGTCAACTGGGTGGGACATCGGTGGCTTAGTGGGACAGTGGAGGCCTCCTCCACGACAAAAGCAACAAACTATCAGAAAACGATGAGACCGGGTTACTTCCAGCGTGGTGTCGCGGCGGGCCGGAGGCAGAGCTGAGATGAGTAGCGGTATCTTCCGAGATGCGGACGGGACCTACAACAAGCGGCTTCTTGGACTGGTTCTTCTCCTTCTACTCGCCGTCATCGGTGCTGGCGTCGGGACCCTTGGTCTCACCGACAGCAGCGACTCGGCCCCCGACCAGCCCACCACCGAGATGACGCCTAGCCCGACAGAATCGACACCAACAGAGACACCGGACGGAACTGACTCCACACCGACCGAAAGCGGCGGCAGTGGCTCGCCACCGCCGAGTTCGCTCCTCACCGAAACCCCGACATCGGCTCCTACCCAGTCGGCCGGGAACACTACCAGCAACATGACGGCTGAATAGTCTGGCAACGACTGAGACTTCTTGCTTGCGCCTCCGCTCCGAAGGACCACGCCCGTGAGGGCCTTTCAGGAGAACAGGAGCGTGAGATTGAACCCGGTCACGGCGAGCCCCAGCACCGTCAGGAGAGCCGGCGGCCCGTAGTAGAGCAGCGGGTCCTCCTCAAGCACGCCGCCCCAGATGCTCAGGCCGAGACAGCAGTAGATAACGAGGAGTTTGAGTCCGAGGAAGCCGCCGCCGCCGAACGACTGGATCGCCCACCGAATCGCTGGATTCGCCTCGGTGAACGTCGGGACGAAGTAGACGATGGCGATAGTGGTGACCACGTCGCCGACGCCGTAGGTCGCCAGCGCCACCGCCCACACACTGGAGAAGGACCGGCTGGAGAAGGAACTCCCCTCCAGTGTCAGCCAGTCACCATCGCCAGCACCCATACTGCATTCGGGTATGGCTAGCGGCCATATATACTGCGAGGGCCAGTTATCTGATTTGAAAAGGAGAGAGATATGGGCTCTCCAGAGATTTTGAGGTAATTGTACGCGGGATAGCTATTCTAAAGACCAATATTGTCCCTCCTGAAAGTCCATAGCCGATGCCGGTGCCCACTCGTATTCAGCTGTGAGTCTCAGCTATGGGCGGTGTGTCGGGTTGTTGAACAGGCGCTCGCCTCGACAGGTGCGAGTTGTGTGCTGCCGGACGTTCGCGTCCTGCCAGCGCGGGTGCATGGAAAGGGACTTATCTTGTGGGCGGCCACGAGGAGGTAATGAGCCTGTCCGACGCGGACCACGAACTCGTGGTCGAGGAGATCGGTCGGGAGCCGACACGGGCGGAGGCCGCTCTCTTCGAGAACCTCTGGAGCGAACACTGCGCGTATCGCTCCTCTCGCCCCCTGCTGTCGGCGTTCGACTCCGAAGGCGATCAGGTCGTCATCGGCCCCGGCGACGACGCAGCCGTCGTCTCCCTGCCGTCCCACGGCGACGGCGAGGAGATGTACATCACGATGGGCGTCGAGTCCCACAACCACCCGTCCTACGTCGACCCGTTCGACGGGGCAGCGACCGGCGTGGGCGGTATCGTCCGCGACACACTGTCGATGGGGGCCTACCCCATCGCGCTGGCCGACTGTCTGTACTTCGGCGACTTTGACCGGGAGCACTCCCGCTATCTCTTCGAGGGCGTCGTCGAGGGTATCTCCCACTACGGGAACTGCATCGGCGTTCCAACTGTCACCGGGAGCGTCGCCTTCCACGACGACTACGAGGGGAACCCGCTCGTGAACGTATCCTGTATCGGCCTGCTGGAGCCCGAGCGGACCATCACTGCCGAAGCCCAGGAGCCGGGCAACAAGCTCGTTCTCGTCGGCAACGCGACGGGGCGAGACGGGCTCGGCGGGGCGTCCTTCGCCAGCGAGGACCTCGCGGAGGACGCTGAAACGGAGGACCGACCGGCCGTGCAGGTCGGCGACCCGTACTCGGAGAAGCTACTCGTCGAGTGCAACGAGGCGCTGCTGGACGAGGAACTCGTCGAGTCGGCCCGCGACCTTGGGGCCGCTGGCCTCGGCGGCGCGTCGTCCGAACTGATCGCCAAGGGCGGCCTCGGTGCACGTATCGAACTCGACCGCGTCCACGAGCGCGAGCCCAACATGAACGCCATGGAGTACCTGCTCGCCGAGAGTCAGGAACGGATGGTGTACGAGGTCGCGCCCGAGGACGTCGACCGCGTGGCCGAACTCGCCGAGCGGTTCGACCTCGGCTGTTCGGTCATCGGCGAACTCACCGAGCCGGGCACAAACTACGTCTGCACGTTCGAGGGCGAGACAGTCGTCGACGTGGACGCGGCGTTCCTCGGGGACGGTGCGCCGATGAACGACCTGCCGAGCGACGCGCCACCGAAACAGGAACGGGACCTGCCGACCGTGTCGCTGGACGAGGCGTTCGAGCGCATCGTCAGCAGCCCGAACTGCGCCTCGAAACGGTGGGTGTACCGCCAGTACGACCACGAGGTGCAGGTCCGAACGAGTGTCCTGCCCGGCGACGACGCCGCACTGCTCGCCATCCGTGAGGCCGGGACCGGACTGGCGTTCTCTGCCGGCGCGGACCCCAACTGGACCGACGCCGCGCCGTACGAAGGCGCACGCGCCGTCGCGCTGGAAAACGCCACGAACGTCGCCGCGAAGGGCGCGACACCCCATGCGGCTGTGGACTGTCTGAACGGCGGCAACCCCGAGAAGCCTGACGTGTACGGCGGCTTCAAAGGCATTGTCGACGGCCTGGCGGACATGTGCAGCGACCTTGACGTGCCGGTGGTCGGGGGGAACGTCTCCTTGTACAACGATTCCCAGGACGGACCGATTCCCCCCACACCGACGCTCGCGCTGGTCGGCGTCAAGGAGGGCTACGATGCCCCGCCGCTGTCGCTGTCCGGCGAGGGAAGGCTCGTCGTCGTCGGGGACACCGCACTGGAGGGCAAAACCGACCCGCGTCTGGGCGGGTCCGAGTACACCGCGCAGTTCGGCGGCACCGACCGCTTCCCCGCCCTCCCGGTGGACTCAACGGACGTTGTCGAGACGATTGCCGAGGTCGCCGACGCCGACCACGTGCTGGCAAGCCACGACGTGAGCCACGGCGGCCTCGCGGTAACGCTGGCCGAGATGGTCCACGAGGACGCCGGTGCGTCGGTCGAAATCGGGACCACCGAGCACGGCACTCCGGCTCGACTCCTGTTCAACGAGCGGCCCGGCCGGGTCGTGTTCGAGACGACTGACCCGGCGGCGGTCCGGGAGGCCTTCGACGGCGTCGCCCCAGTGACGGAACTGGGCGAGGCGAACGACTCGAACGGACTCGATATTACGGTCAACGACGAGACGCTGGCGTACAACGTTGCGGACATCGCTGACCTGCGGTCGGTCATCGACGACGAACTATAGTAACAATTGGAACGATTTACACACCGATCGCAGTGCCGTCCTGCGATTGGGTGTGTAATGACTTGCAATGGCTACTATAGCCTGATTACCAGCGGATATCGAACCGCGCACCGCCCATTTCGCTCTCAGAGACTGCGACCGACCAGCCGTGCGCTTCAGCGATGCTCTGAACGATTGACAGGCCGAACCCTGTCCCATCCGAGTTCGTTGAGTAGCCGTGTTCGAACACCAGCTCACGGTCGTCTGGTGGAATGCCAGGGCCGTCGTCCGCGATAGAGAACCCGTTCTGCTCGTGTGCCTCGGGCGCGGAAACGACAACGGTGCATTCCGCGCCGGCGTGCTCGATGGCGTTCCGGTAGAGATTCTCGAATAGCTGCTGGAGGCGCTCTGAGTCCGCCTCGATGACCGCTTCAGTTTCGACCGTGAGCGTTCCGTCCTCAGTTTCGACCTGTTGCCATGCGTCGGCTGCGACGGTTTCGATGGGGACGCTTGCGGTTTCTCCGACGACGCGCCCCTGCCGAGCGAGCGTCAGGGTGTCATCGAGGATCCGCGTCATCCGCTCATGTGCCGCAGCGACCTCCTGTAGCCCCTCCTGAACAGCCGCATCCTCGGTGTCATTGAGCAGGAGGTGGGTGCGGCCGGATGCGACGTTCAACGGGTTCCGAAGGTCGTGGCTGACGATACTGACAAACTCGTCGAGGCGCTCGTTCTGGTGTTTCAGCTGTTGTTCGCGGCGCTTTCGTTCAGTGATATCGGTGTATATCCCGTACCCTTCCAGCTGACTGCTGTCATGCGTGACAATAGTGCTCCGGAACAGGTAGGTCCGGACCTCCCCTGATGCAGTCATCCGTCTGACCTCTTGCTCTGACTGGCCGGTCTGTTCCCACCAGTCTGCCCTGATAACCTCGGCGTCGGCTCCGGGCGGCGCGAGGAGTGCCCGAAGCTCCGTTCCGACTGCATCCGTCCGGTCGTAGCCGAACGAGTCCGCGAACGCTTCGTTGATCGACTTGACGTACGGTTCTCGTTGTTTAAACTCGACGACAACAGCCGGGTTAGGGATATTCCCAAGGAGCGCGTCAAACCGTTCTTGTGCCGCCAGTTGTACGCGGAGCTCACTCGCGACGAGCGCGATATATCCCTCGTTGTTGTGCTGGATTATATCACAGATATCCTGTGCATCCGTGCCGTCTATCTCCGTTTCGCCACCAATACCGAGGTCAGCCATTGCGTCGTCAACGATAGCCGACGCCTTTTCGATACCAACCGTTTCTGCGAACTTTGAAACGAGCCCGGTTCGATTCATCTGTTACTCCGGCAGTGCAAAGAGCACTGTTGTCGTGTTGTGAAAGCCGCTGAGTTGCCCAGCTTGCATGCACAGCTCCCCGTACGTCTCGAATCCAGCGACTGGGGCCGACAGGGTCGATGTGATCCCATCGACAGCCGATGAAAACGCGTCGTCGAAAAGAATCTGACGGCACGCACAGTCGTAGACGAACGCGCCAGCGATATTCCCGTCACACAGCGAAACAGCGTCTGCAGCAGCCTGCTCAGCGGACGCGATCTGGTCCGCTCTGTTGCCATGCATTATACGGAGGACAGTCCCCTCCGGAATATCAACGGCGAACTGCAGTGCGCCAGTCTCTTCAATCGCAGTCCGGGGCCAGCGTATCTTGTAGGTCTCGCCCTGGTCGATACCGAACAGGTATGCGACCATGAGCTTCCTGAGCTCCGCTGAACCGACTGGGACATCATCGACCGCTATTCCTGTTCTCTCCGCAACGTGGTCTCGAACAGCGTCTTTCCACACTTCGAACGCTGGTTCACCGTTGAGTTCGTGAACCACATTTCCGGAGACATCGGTTACCTCCCACGGCTCTGAGATGGGGGTGTGCCCGTGGTTGACGGTAATGACCGGACGCTTTTTCCCGGAGATGAGCACGAGAACGACTGCGTCCTCAACAACCGACGCATCGCAAAACACTGGCGTCGATTCCATTCGGAGACCGTCAGACGCCGCCCCACCTGCAAATTCGACATAGGGGCCAAGCCGTCGCTGGACCGACAGCGACAACTGTTCACCGACGCCCGCGAGCCCGTCGTGGAGGACAAGCGCTGACTGGTATGGTTCCTCGATGTTTTCCGGGAGCGACCGGACGGCGTCTCTGACAGCCCCGCGGGTGTTCTCGCTGAGACCGGTGGCCAGGGCCGTATCGAACCGGAACGAGTCACTGGTAACGAGTGTGACTGCCACGCCGGCGTCCATCGCTCGCTCTTCGGTGAACGTACCGCCGGCCGTACAGCCGACAACGGCTGTCTCATCGTCGACAAGGGCAGTTACGCCCGCCAGAACGGCTTCAGCATCGAACCCAGTGCTGGAAAACACCTGACAAAAGTCCACCCGATCGGCATCCAGTCGGTCACGAGCAGTGCTGGTCGCCTCTCGGCCAGCGCGCCGACCAGTGGTCGCCACTGACGTTCCTGTTGCGACCACCGTACTCGCGTCCGACTGGGACGGCATAGTACAACAGTTGTTGGCGTGGAAACCTATATACTCTCCCCAGAAGTATCAGATCTGATATTCATGCTGGCCGCCGTGGTCATGCCAATTCGATCAGGCAAGCGCCAGCGCGATGCCGAAGGTAAGCACCAGTCCGACCAGCAGTACGCCGAGCCCCGTGCCGACTTGAGACATCGTGAACGAGCTCTGTGGGGCCGTCGACCGAAGCGGCGGTTCTCGCGCGGGCAGTTCGACGTGTTCGGGGTCGTAATCCGGCCGGTCCTCCTCGTGGTGGTCGTCTGCCATGGTCGGTGCTTCTGGGGCGCCATACGTGTAGCTGTCGGATTCCCACTGCATATCGGCCAGACACTTGCACCAGTCGAAACGGTCAAACGGCGTTGCGTCGAACTCACAGGTATCGAATGACGCTTACGAAACGGATCATCCCCTGTATCGACGTGGACGTGGACGAGAACGGGGACGCGGCGGTGTACACAGGAGTCAACTTCGAGGATCTGGAGTACACCGGCGACCCGGTGGAGATGGCAAAGGCCTACAACGAGTCCGGCGCCGACGAGTTCGTCTTTCTGGACATCACTGCCTCCGCTGAGGGACGCGAAACGATGCTTGATACTGTCTCGGCCGTGGCCGACGAGGTGTTCATCCCGCTGACCGTCGGCGGCGGTATCCGTACCCGTGCCGACATCAAGGAGACGCTCCGGGCTGGCGCAGATAAGGTGTCGATCAACTCCGGCGCTATCGCCGAACCCGACCTCATCAATGAGGGCGCGGCGGCCTTCGGGAGCCAGTGTATCGTCATCTCCGTCGACGCCCGCCGTCGCTTCGATTCGGAAGGTGAGCACTACACCGAGGTCGACGGCGAGTCCTGCTGGTTCGAATGCACGGTCAAGGGCGGCCGCGAAGGGACCGGACTGGATGTCATCGAATGGGCCACCGAGGCCGAAGAGCGCGGCGCGGGCGAACTGTTCGTCAACTCCATCGACGCCGACGGGACCAAGGATGGCTACGACATCCCGCTGATGAAAGCCGTCTGTGACACCGTTTCGACGCCCGTCATCGCCTCCTCAGGCTGTGGTAGTCCGGAAGACATGGAGGAAGTGTTCGTCGACGCAGGCGCGGACGCCGGCCTCGCCGCCTCTATCTTCCACTTCGGCGAGTACTCTATCGCCGAGACCAAGGAGTATCTCGACAGCAAGGGGATTCCGGTCCGACTGTAACGCCGTCTCCGGCTTGGGGTCGCAATAGTAAACACACGTACCTGTCTCTCTGTATGCCGCAGTTTTCCCGACGCCTCAGATAGCATCGGTTTTCTCCGCGCCTCAAGGTTCCATGTCAGTTCTCACTGTTTGCGGGCATATCTTTTTTAGCTACTGGCAGGACCTGTCCACAGGGTGGATTGTATCTGTCGAGCCAACTGACCGACCGACTGCGGGGGACCGTCCCCAGAAAACCGCGACACTGTGGCCTGGCATCGGGCAGGTTTTATTCGCCCACCACGGAGAATCAACAATGAAATGGCGGTGTGAATGGTGTGGCAAACCCCACGAGGAGAACGACCCGCCGTGTGATAACTGCGGCCACGGTTCTTTTGAGGAGGCCGTGACGCAGGTCAACGAAGAGGTCGTCGAGGGTGGGCCCAGATGGGTCTGTCTGGACTGCGGTCGCCAGCATCAGAAGAACTCTCCGCCGTGCAAACGCTGTGGCGGGAGTAACTTCGAGCGACGAGTGGGGCCACCGGAAGACGACCCGCTCGATGACATACAGACCGGCTGGCTGGACGTACTCGAGACGAAGTATGTGATCGGCTACGCCGCCGTAGCAGTGTTGCTCGGACTCATCGTACTCGCCGCTGTGGGCGGCATCACGCTGCCGGGCTTTGCCGCTGAAACTCCCGCTGGTCCGCCGCCGATTGCGTCCCCTGCTGGAAGCGGCGACACGGTCAACTCGTTCTCGATTGCCGATGTCGAGGACACATACCTTGACGTGTACAACGTCCGGCGGTCGGGCGTCGGCGGCGGGACCGTTTCGCGGAACGCGACCATCGACGACGCTGCAGCCTACTACAACAAGGGCCGTGTCGATGCGAGATACGACAACGCAGAGCGGCCCACGCGGGAGGGTGTGTCCCGATTCGACCTCCCCTGTGAGCGCCCAGTCGTGGTCAGCTATGAGGTGGCCTACGACCGAACACCCCAGTCGCTCGACCAGTTCCAGAATGAGACGGCGCTGGCGACCGCACTCGTCGACAGCTACCTCGAGCGGGGCAACAGAATCCAGCGAGCGGACACCGGACTGGTTGGCCTCGACATCCACGTTGGTCCGGACGAACGCGTGTTCGTCACGTACGTACTCTGTTAGAATTACGCGGCGGCTTCGAACGCGTCCGTGAAGTTGTCTGCTTTTTCGATGACGGCGTCGGTTCCGTCTTCGAGGGCCTCCAGCGCGTCGACGCCCTCCTCGGTCTTGATGGTCAGGACCGGGTCCGTCTGGCCACCGGACTGTTCCGGGTTCACGTCGTAGGTCGCCGCCGTGACGCCCTCTGTCTCCAGTAGCGCTCCCTTGATCACGTTCATGAACGTGTGGTCCTCACCGGCGATTTCGATAGAGAGTTCCGTGTCGGATTTGTCGATAACGCGAAGGTCCATACCCACTGTTTGGTCACCTGCGACCCATCAACGCTTCGCTTCCTGTCCGCTGTGTCGGTGACGCCGTGACACCCGTGAACTACACGAGCGCGTACACCATCAGGAAACCAAAGTAGATGAGCACGAGTGCGCCCAGTGCCTGGAGTCGGAACGTCGAAAGCGACTCTTCCTCCTCGTCGTGGGCTACCCGGAAGGCCTCGACCTCCTCGTCGTCGAGTTCATTGGGATGGGCTAGGCCGCGGTGGAGCGCGAGCCAGGACTCGCGGGCGAACGGCCGGCCGCAGTACGAACAGCTGTAGGCCGTGGCGTCGGCCGGGACATCGTAGGCTGCTTCGTCGTCAGTACTTGTCGCTGCCGTATCGGCCGCTGGCTGGGTTGCTGTGTCAGTCATAGATGTGGGAGTGCCACCTCCGGCTGGGAGACGACCCAGAGGCTTGTCATCGTGTAGAACACCATGACCGCGATGAAGGGATACTGCGACCGAATCGCCTGCAGTCGCGCGGGAAAGAGGTCGTACGCGGCGGCGTGGGCCACCCAGATAGCGACCAAGTGACCGACGATGACCGATGCGAGCGCAACCGCGCCGAACCACGCCGGCAGGTCGATGGTCGGCACTACTGCCGGGTCCGCAAACGGCGACGTGAGCGCGACGGCCAGCGATGGGGCGAGCACGAGGAAGTACCCGAGGTAGTGCGCGAAGTGGTAGCCAACGGCGATAGCGACGAGCGGCGGCGCGAACCGCTGTGCGAGAACCGCTGGGGCCAGATACGTATCCGACATATCGCGGGAAAGCCGGACCGCGAGCCGATACACGCCGAGGAAGCCGGCGAAGCCGAGCCCGAGCGCGACTGGATACAGGAGGTGCGGCGGGACGCCGGCGTCGACGATCGGCGTCGTCAGGTCGCGCCAGGCCGGCGTCGTGACCAACCCGTCGTAGGTCGTGACCCACAACAGGGCGACCACGAAGGCGACTTCGTCCGGGCCGTCGACCAGCCGCGGCGTCGAGAGGTCCATGCCGGGAAGCCGAAGTCGAAGGCCGTCCTCGTCGCGGCCGATAGGCGCAAAGCGACCGTAGTAGCGGAACACCCGCTCCACCGGGTCAGCGTGGGCGAACCAGTCGTCGGATCCGAACACGAGTGCGCCCGCAATTGTCAGCACGGTGTATCCGGCGACAACCGACGCAAGCAGTCGCGGCTGGTCGGCGAGCGGGCTGACGACCTCGACCCATACCAGCACGAGCAACCCACCGACGGCAGGCCACGACCCGACGCGGGCCGGGTAACTGCGGTTGAGCGACGGGAGGAGTTTGGCGAGCGTCTTGAATGGATTGAGCGTCGCCCAGCTGTTGCCCACGAGGTACGTCGTCATCGCGAGCCCGGCCCACCAGCCGACCCAGACGAGCAGTATTGCGAGATTCGTCCGGGCGTTCGTCGGTCCGAAGAAGCCCACGACGAACACCGCGGCGAGTCCGCCGAGCCCAACGAGTTGCCCAGCGAGCCGTAGGATGCCTTCGAAACCACCCGACAGCGGACGGCCCCAGTTGTGGATGCGCTCCACGAACGTCCGGTCGGTGACGAACGACGCCAGCAAGAACGACGCGCCGACAGCCGCACCACCGGTACTCAGGAAGAGCCACGTCGGTATCGTCAGCGACTCGCGGCCGCCGCCGGCGAGACTGCCGCCGTGTGCGCTTGCCGTCCCCGTCGCGGCCAGCCAGCCCAGTCCACACACCACCAGCGCGACCGTACGACGCCTCCCAGATGTCATCGTCGGCAGTTGGGCCTTCGCCCTCGTGTAGCTTCCGGGATGTGGGCGAGCCACTCCTCGCCTGGGCTGGAGGCGGAACGCACCGCAGGGAATTGGATGGGCTTTTAGTATTCCGTTCGCAAGGGCCCTAGTATGAGTGTCTCCGATGAACACGCGGACGACGGGCACGGGGAGCATCACCTCCCGGCGACGGAGGACTGGCCCCACGGGTTCGGTGAGGCCAGCTGGTGGCCCTTTGTGACGGCAATCGGTGGTTCGGGCATCTACGTTAGCGCAGCTCTGCTTGTGCTCTCGATGGGCGAAAACGCACTTGTCAGCCAGACGGTCGGGGCGGGAGCGATGGCCGGGAGTGTCGGCCTCTTCCTCGTCGGCATCTACGGCTGGCTGTACCACGCCTTCGTCTCGGACTTCTGGGAGCGCGGGACGGACTACCACTCGGACAAGACGCTGAAGTTCGCGATGCTGTTGTTCCTTGGGAGCGAAATCGCCACCTTCGGCGCTGGCTTCGTCTACTACTTCATCGTTCGTGGCGGCGAGGTCTGGACACAGGCGGCCGTTCCTGAGGTGTTCGGCTCACTCGTGATCGTCAATACGCTGCTTCTGATCGCCAGCTCGGTGACGCTGCACTACAGTCACATCGCGCTCCGGAGCGGGAACCGGAGCCGGTTCCTGAAGCTGCTGGGCGCGACGCTGCTACTGGGAATCGTCTTCATCGGCGGCCAGGTGTACGAGTACTACGAATTCATCGTTCACAAGGGCTTCAGCATCGGCGGTGGCATCTACGGGTCCGCATTCTACGGGCTGACGGGCCTCCACGGCCTCCACGTCACGATGGGTGCTGTCCTTCTGGGTATCGTCTTTATTCGCGGGTACTACGGTCAGTACTCGGCTGAACGGCACACCTCCGTCTCGACGGCATCGATGTACTGGCACTTCGTCGACATCGTCTGGATCTTCCTCGTCGTCGTGCTCTATATGGGCGCGAACCTGGTGTAGGTCGCCGACGAGCTTTAGACGGCCGCCACTCGTTTCACACGCATGGACCGGCTAGATGTCAGCGGGAGCTTCGACGTACACGAGTACCGACACGGGCTCAAGCTGCTGAAAGACGACCGCGGGACGATGACGCTGTCGAACCGGAAGGGGTTCGCCTGTCCGGCCTGTGGCAACGAGTTCGAGACGCTCTTTATCAGCGAAAAGCGGACGAACACCTTTGGAGACCCCGGGTCGCCCTTCTGTCT
This region includes:
- a CDS encoding DUF2249 domain-containing protein, which codes for MTANHQPTAQTAALISETDAPDDAPMERLDVQSLGPPKPLKQTLERLAELNDDTILVQFNDRAPQHLYPKLKDRGYDFESVETDDATVTIIWRR
- a CDS encoding glutamyl-tRNA reductase — its product is MSRNTEPPVDVDEAIARIDSRGAKIQREQLERTLSQLQTDGELTADQRLVVEELSERLVERLLAVPRASLRDAARSSDDERIETALSLFE
- a CDS encoding cupin domain-containing protein, which encodes MSESTAAETERATLDGDSDGRTRLFDGEPKTIQLTLDAGESIPPHTHPDRDIVFLLRSGAVDLTLGDETLSLSPGDIVRFDGDQDISPAATADSEALLVLAASSE
- a CDS encoding DUF2249 domain-containing protein — protein: MPATTLDLRETPPAERHAKIHDSFEALSAGETLRIINDHEPKPLFYELQAEVEAFDAANYQCEQDGPQKYIADLPKQ
- the purL gene encoding phosphoribosylformylglycinamidine synthase subunit PurL, with amino-acid sequence MSLSDADHELVVEEIGREPTRAEAALFENLWSEHCAYRSSRPLLSAFDSEGDQVVIGPGDDAAVVSLPSHGDGEEMYITMGVESHNHPSYVDPFDGAATGVGGIVRDTLSMGAYPIALADCLYFGDFDREHSRYLFEGVVEGISHYGNCIGVPTVTGSVAFHDDYEGNPLVNVSCIGLLEPERTITAEAQEPGNKLVLVGNATGRDGLGGASFASEDLAEDAETEDRPAVQVGDPYSEKLLVECNEALLDEELVESARDLGAAGLGGASSELIAKGGLGARIELDRVHEREPNMNAMEYLLAESQERMVYEVAPEDVDRVAELAERFDLGCSVIGELTEPGTNYVCTFEGETVVDVDAAFLGDGAPMNDLPSDAPPKQERDLPTVSLDEAFERIVSSPNCASKRWVYRQYDHEVQVRTSVLPGDDAALLAIREAGTGLAFSAGADPNWTDAAPYEGARAVALENATNVAAKGATPHAAVDCLNGGNPEKPDVYGGFKGIVDGLADMCSDLDVPVVGGNVSLYNDSQDGPIPPTPTLALVGVKEGYDAPPLSLSGEGRLVVVGDTALEGKTDPRLGGSEYTAQFGGTDRFPALPVDSTDVVETIAEVADADHVLASHDVSHGGLAVTLAEMVHEDAGASVEIGTTEHGTPARLLFNERPGRVVFETTDPAAVREAFDGVAPVTELGEANDSNGLDITVNDETLAYNVADIADLRSVIDDEL
- a CDS encoding sensor histidine kinase; protein product: MNRTGLVSKFAETVGIEKASAIVDDAMADLGIGGETEIDGTDAQDICDIIQHNNEGYIALVASELRVQLAAQERFDALLGNIPNPAVVVEFKQREPYVKSINEAFADSFGYDRTDAVGTELRALLAPPGADAEVIRADWWEQTGQSEQEVRRMTASGEVRTYLFRSTIVTHDSSQLEGYGIYTDITERKRREQQLKHQNERLDEFVSIVSHDLRNPLNVASGRTHLLLNDTEDAAVQEGLQEVAAAHERMTRILDDTLTLARQGRVVGETASVPIETVAADAWQQVETEDGTLTVETEAVIEADSERLQQLFENLYRNAIEHAGAECTVVVSAPEAHEQNGFSIADDGPGIPPDDRELVFEHGYSTNSDGTGFGLSIVQSIAEAHGWSVAVSESEMGGARFDIRW
- a CDS encoding FIST signal transduction protein; this encodes MPSQSDASTVVATGTSVATTGRRAGREATSTARDRLDADRVDFCQVFSSTGFDAEAVLAGVTALVDDETAVVGCTAGGTFTEERAMDAGVAVTLVTSDSFRFDTALATGLSENTRGAVRDAVRSLPENIEEPYQSALVLHDGLAGVGEQLSLSVQRRLGPYVEFAGGAASDGLRMESTPVFCDASVVEDAVVLVLISGKKRPVITVNHGHTPISEPWEVTDVSGNVVHELNGEPAFEVWKDAVRDHVAERTGIAVDDVPVGSAELRKLMVAYLFGIDQGETYKIRWPRTAIEETGALQFAVDIPEGTVLRIMHGNRADQIASAEQAAADAVSLCDGNIAGAFVYDCACRQILFDDAFSSAVDGITSTLSAPVAGFETYGELCMQAGQLSGFHNTTTVLFALPE
- a CDS encoding DUF7550 family protein — protein: MQWESDSYTYGAPEAPTMADDHHEEDRPDYDPEHVELPAREPPLRSTAPQSSFTMSQVGTGLGVLLVGLVLTFGIALALA